The following proteins come from a genomic window of Achromobacter deleyi:
- a CDS encoding undecaprenyl-diphosphate phosphatase, with the protein MTDTTLYLIKAFILGIVEGLTEFIPVSSTGHLILIGDWINFESSQGKVFEVVIQLGSILAVMWIFRARLLQLIRGTLTGVASEVAFTRNLLIAFLPAAVIGAIFIKSIKQVFYHPGVVVVTLVLGGLIMLYVERRTRHTPGDVPGAADDTASDERATARTLEQITWKQALGVGVAQCLAMIPGTSRSGATIIGGMIAGIQRKTATEFSFFLAMPTMLGAAVYDMYKNMDLLTQHDLSGIAVGFVAAFLSAIVVVRAVLRFVANHTYRVFAWYRIVFGAIVAAWIFTR; encoded by the coding sequence GTGACTGACACCACGCTTTATCTCATCAAGGCCTTCATCCTCGGCATCGTCGAGGGGCTGACGGAATTCATTCCGGTGTCCAGCACCGGCCACCTGATCCTGATCGGCGACTGGATCAACTTCGAGTCCAGCCAGGGCAAGGTGTTCGAGGTGGTGATCCAGCTGGGGTCGATCCTGGCGGTGATGTGGATCTTCCGCGCGCGGCTGCTGCAGCTGATCCGCGGCACCCTGACCGGCGTGGCGAGCGAGGTGGCCTTCACCCGCAACCTGCTGATCGCCTTCCTGCCGGCGGCGGTCATCGGCGCCATCTTCATCAAGTCCATCAAGCAGGTGTTCTACCACCCCGGCGTGGTGGTGGTGACGCTGGTGCTGGGCGGCCTGATCATGCTGTACGTGGAGCGCCGCACCCGCCACACCCCCGGCGACGTGCCCGGCGCGGCCGACGACACCGCCTCGGACGAGCGCGCCACCGCCCGCACGCTGGAACAGATCACCTGGAAGCAGGCGCTGGGCGTAGGCGTGGCGCAGTGCCTGGCCATGATCCCCGGCACCTCGCGCTCGGGCGCCACCATCATCGGCGGCATGATCGCCGGCATCCAGCGCAAGACGGCCACCGAGTTCTCGTTCTTCCTGGCCATGCCGACCATGCTGGGCGCGGCCGTGTACGACATGTACAAGAACATGGACCTGCTGACCCAGCACGACCTGTCTGGCATCGCCGTGGGCTTCGTGGCGGCCTTCCTGAGCGCCATCGTGGTGGTGCGCGCGGTGCTGCGTTTCGTCGCCAACCACACCTACCGCGTGTTCGCCTGGTACCGCATTGTGTTCGGCGCGATCGTGGCGGCCTGGATCTTCACCCGCTGA
- a CDS encoding UDP-2,3-diacylglucosamine diphosphatase: MNKIVLSGPIWLASDLHLGPATPATSEAFLAFLQAAEEEAAALLLPGDIFDAWIGDDVIRAAPPWLATALTALRATASRIPVWLGRGNRDFLIGEELAAAVGAKLLPEPALLQTDHGDILLTHGDEFCTDDAAYQQFRQMVRNPQWQAEFLAKTIPERLAMAQQARGESQMANQAKSMEIMDVNAGAVEQAFRDHGVKLMVHGHTHRPARHVLEVDGAKRERWVLPDWDCDHVSPPRGGWLVIDRDGLEFYDLETAD, encoded by the coding sequence TTGAATAAGATCGTCCTGTCCGGTCCGATCTGGCTGGCCTCCGACCTGCACCTGGGGCCGGCCACGCCGGCCACCTCGGAGGCCTTCCTGGCCTTCCTGCAGGCCGCCGAGGAAGAAGCCGCCGCCCTGCTGCTGCCGGGCGACATCTTCGATGCCTGGATCGGCGACGACGTGATTCGCGCCGCGCCGCCGTGGCTCGCCACGGCGCTGACGGCGCTGCGCGCCACGGCCAGCCGCATTCCGGTGTGGCTGGGCCGCGGCAACCGCGACTTCCTGATCGGCGAAGAGCTGGCCGCCGCGGTCGGCGCCAAGCTGCTGCCCGAACCGGCGCTGCTGCAGACCGACCATGGCGACATCCTGCTGACCCACGGCGACGAGTTCTGTACCGACGACGCGGCCTACCAGCAGTTCCGCCAGATGGTGCGCAACCCGCAATGGCAGGCGGAATTCCTGGCCAAGACCATTCCCGAGCGCCTGGCGATGGCGCAGCAGGCCCGCGGCGAAAGCCAGATGGCCAACCAGGCCAAGTCCATGGAGATCATGGACGTCAACGCCGGCGCCGTCGAGCAGGCCTTCCGCGACCATGGCGTCAAGCTGATGGTGCATGGCCACACGCACCGCCCCGCCCGCCACGTGCTGGAGGTCGACGGCGCCAAGCGCGAACGCTGGGTGCTGCCCGACTGGGACTGTGACCACGTGTCGCCGCCGCGCGGCGGCTGGCTGGTCATCGACCGCGACGGGCTGGAGTTCTACGACCTGGAAACGGCCGACTAG
- a CDS encoding peptidylprolyl isomerase, with product MSTNPRVKLHTNQGDMVITLDAAKAPKTVENFLTYVKEGFYNGTVFHRVIDGFMIQGGGFEPGMKQKQTHAPIENEANNGLKNDKYTLAMARTSDPHSATAQFFINVSNNDFLNFTAPTPNGWGYAVFGTITEGTDVVDKIKGVKTGNKGFHQNVPNEDVIIEKAEVLE from the coding sequence ATGAGCACCAATCCCCGCGTCAAGCTTCACACCAACCAAGGCGACATGGTCATCACCCTGGACGCCGCCAAGGCGCCCAAGACCGTCGAGAACTTCCTGACCTACGTCAAGGAAGGCTTCTACAACGGCACGGTGTTCCATCGCGTGATCGACGGCTTCATGATCCAGGGCGGCGGCTTCGAGCCCGGCATGAAGCAGAAGCAGACCCATGCCCCGATCGAGAACGAGGCCAACAACGGCCTGAAGAACGACAAGTACACCCTGGCGATGGCCCGCACCAGCGACCCGCACTCGGCCACCGCGCAGTTCTTCATCAACGTCTCGAACAACGACTTCCTGAACTTCACCGCGCCCACGCCGAACGGCTGGGGCTATGCCGTGTTCGGCACCATCACCGAAGGCACCGACGTGGTCGACAAGATCAAGGGCGTGAAGACCGGCAACAAGGGCTTCCACCAGAACGTGCCGAACGAAGACGTGATCATCGAGAAGGCCGAAGTTCTTGAATAA
- a CDS encoding tetratricopeptide repeat protein, translated as MTIKPRFCVTLLALALAGAPLAGAYAQSMAGGSGENPNANRTTLDPIPPEGGWDGLSNVLKAVQPGVDTRLQPSASQITTHIERLLNRGDNAEALAMIEKRQAEIKDQRGTDVQLMFQHARALAALDRKAEAIDIYTEMTTRFPELPEPWNNLAALYASRGELEKAQDALQMALRADPGYAAARANLGDLQLLQALRTYKQAAGEGVPGMQDKAREVETMLKDKQRK; from the coding sequence GTGACTATCAAGCCGCGTTTTTGCGTCACCCTGCTCGCCCTGGCCCTGGCCGGAGCGCCGCTCGCCGGCGCCTACGCCCAATCCATGGCCGGTGGTTCGGGCGAGAACCCGAACGCCAACCGGACCACCCTCGACCCCATCCCGCCCGAAGGCGGCTGGGACGGCCTGTCGAACGTGCTCAAGGCGGTACAGCCCGGTGTGGACACCCGGCTGCAGCCGTCCGCCTCGCAGATCACCACCCACATCGAGCGCCTGCTGAACCGCGGCGACAACGCCGAGGCGCTGGCGATGATCGAAAAGCGCCAAGCCGAGATCAAGGACCAGCGCGGCACCGACGTGCAGCTGATGTTCCAGCACGCCCGCGCCCTGGCCGCGCTCGACCGCAAGGCCGAGGCCATCGACATCTACACCGAGATGACGACCCGCTTCCCCGAGCTGCCGGAACCTTGGAACAACCTGGCGGCTCTATATGCCAGCCGGGGCGAACTTGAAAAAGCGCAGGACGCCCTGCAAATGGCCTTGCGCGCCGACCCGGGCTACGCCGCCGCGCGTGCCAACCTGGGCGACCTGCAACTGCTGCAGGCCCTGCGCACCTACAAGCAGGCCGCCGGCGAAGGCGTGCCGGGCATGCAGGACAAGGCCCGCGAAGTCGAAACCATGCTGAAGGATAAGCAACGCAAATGA
- the cysS gene encoding cysteine--tRNA ligase — protein MLQIYNTLSRTKEPFKPAQAGQVRMYVCGMTVYDFCHLGHARMLVSFDVVQRWLRASGLAVDYVRNITDIDDKIIRRAVETGRRIGEVTEFYIAAMHADERALGVETPDREPRATQYVGEMLDIIGKLEQKGLAYQADDGDVNYAVRGFEGYGKLSGKTLDDLRAGERVAVGSAKRDPLDFVLWKSAKEEEPADTKWESPYGLGRPGWHIECSAMSKSLLGLPLDIHGGGPDLKFPHHENEIAQTEGAFGGVLANIWMHCGPLMVDSDKMSKSLGNFRTIRQTIAQGEPAADMADYRVNPREAEMVRFFIVRNHYRSPQNYTPDNLVDAQNALDRLYQALQNVAADDQGIDWNESQAQAFKAAMDDDFNSSGAVAALFELASEANRGKRARSAGQLKALGGLLGLLQQDPAAYFQSATRYSAAGMEQGARAELDACAIQALIDARAAAKAARDFAAADRIRAELRDAGIELDDKPGGLTQWRRA, from the coding sequence ATGCTGCAAATCTACAACACGTTATCGCGTACCAAAGAACCGTTCAAGCCGGCCCAGGCCGGCCAGGTGCGCATGTACGTGTGTGGCATGACCGTGTACGACTTCTGCCATCTGGGCCACGCCCGCATGCTGGTGTCGTTCGACGTGGTGCAGCGCTGGCTGCGCGCCAGCGGCCTGGCGGTCGACTACGTGCGCAACATCACCGACATCGACGACAAGATCATCCGCCGCGCGGTCGAGACCGGCCGCCGCATCGGCGAGGTCACCGAGTTCTACATCGCCGCCATGCACGCCGACGAGCGCGCGCTGGGCGTGGAAACGCCCGACCGCGAGCCGCGCGCCACCCAGTACGTGGGCGAGATGCTGGACATCATCGGCAAGCTCGAACAGAAGGGCCTGGCCTACCAGGCCGACGACGGCGACGTGAACTACGCCGTGCGCGGCTTCGAGGGCTACGGCAAGCTGTCCGGCAAGACGCTGGACGACCTGCGCGCCGGCGAACGCGTGGCGGTGGGCTCGGCCAAGCGCGACCCGCTCGACTTCGTGCTGTGGAAGTCCGCCAAGGAAGAAGAGCCGGCCGACACCAAGTGGGAATCGCCCTACGGCCTGGGCCGTCCGGGCTGGCACATCGAGTGCTCGGCCATGAGCAAGTCGCTGCTCGGCCTGCCGCTGGACATCCACGGCGGCGGCCCCGACCTGAAATTCCCCCATCACGAGAACGAGATCGCCCAGACCGAGGGCGCCTTCGGCGGCGTGCTGGCCAATATCTGGATGCATTGCGGCCCGCTGATGGTCGATTCGGACAAGATGTCCAAGTCGCTCGGCAACTTCCGCACCATCCGCCAGACCATCGCCCAGGGCGAGCCGGCGGCCGACATGGCCGACTACCGCGTCAACCCGCGCGAAGCCGAGATGGTGCGCTTCTTCATCGTGCGCAACCACTACCGCAGCCCGCAGAACTACACGCCGGACAACCTGGTCGACGCCCAGAACGCGCTCGACCGCCTGTACCAGGCGCTGCAGAACGTGGCGGCCGACGACCAGGGCATCGACTGGAACGAATCCCAGGCGCAGGCCTTCAAGGCCGCCATGGACGACGATTTCAACAGCTCGGGCGCCGTGGCGGCCCTGTTCGAACTGGCCTCCGAGGCCAACCGCGGCAAGCGCGCGCGCAGCGCCGGCCAGCTCAAGGCCCTGGGTGGCCTGCTGGGCCTGCTGCAGCAGGATCCGGCCGCGTACTTCCAGTCGGCCACCCGCTATTCGGCGGCCGGCATGGAGCAGGGCGCGCGCGCCGAACTCGACGCCTGCGCCATCCAGGCCCTGATCGACGCCCGCGCGGCGGCCAAGGCGGCGCGCGACTTCGCGGCGGCCGACCGCATCCGCGCCGAGCTGCGCGACGCCGGCATCGAGCTCGATGACAAGCCGGGCGGCCTGACGCAGTG